ATAATTTCCCGGTTTGGTGAAGATTTTAAGATGTACAAAACATATTAAACTAACAAACATTCTGTCATACCAAAAATATATGTTCTTTTTCTCAAAAAAATATATAAAAACTTTAATTCAACGATATTAATCTGATTCGCTGCAAATGCATGTGTCATCAGACGTGACGAGTACCAAGAAGAAATTGATCAGAACTTTCAATTTAAAATCAGGACCTGTCCCAAACAAGCAAAAAAATATTATGGTTTATACTCTTCCGCTTCTTATATGCGGAATCATAGTGCAGAAAATAACAATAGACATTTCTAATAAAACATCAACATTGACACGGTCAATGTATATATCAGAAAAAGTTTGTAGATCAGTGATTAAAATCTCCAAAATACCCTCGTTTTTCCCTTCCGTTCCGTTGACGAGAAAAACATGGGTATTTTGGGTAAAACACTTATTGATTGATTACGGCTCAAGAAAATAAAACATAAATGAAGAAAAATTTAAGAAACTGCGTCGACTAGTTATGGAGAGGATCTGGACAACTTGGTACCGTTCTTTTAGTGTCACTGGTCCCTTTTCCGACATAAGAATTCACCGGAGGAAACTCTCCGGCACCAAAGTACTTCTTCATTAGATTTTCTTGGTTATTAGCCGGTGCATGAGAGGCAGCCTTCGTCGGTGCTTCTGGATATACCCGAGTTGCCCCTATAAGGGAAGTTACAAAAGAGAGATAGAGTACATAAGAAAGCAAGATCACCATTAGCAGAGAGGAGCTTCTCCATTCTCGAACATGAGTCATATCCCAACCCTAAACCCTAACATAAAGCTTTTCTTCTTGATTAAACCCTAACCATCTATTTCTCTCTCCTCTCCTCTCAGGGTTAGATCTATCTTCGATCTGTAAATATTTCTAAAATTGAGAGAGAGAAAGAAAGACACTGAAATTTTGTCTTGTGAGAAGAAGGGTGGCTTTCATGCAAATTATGAATGGCCCACGTGAATGGGTACATATAAATACAAGACAAGATCTGGAAATTTCTTAGCTTAGATTTTTTTTTAGTTTTTCTTTTTTTTGATCAACTTTTAGTTTTTTCTTTAGACAGATTTTTTGAAATTTTATTAATAGTACATATGACATATCTAATTATGATAAATAGTTGTATAGTACGATTATTGGTGTCTAGTCTTTTATGTGTAATTGTGCATATATTTTTAAGAATGACCATATACTAAAATAATAGCATAAAATATTTTCTCTTGTTAAGGAATTGTCAAGAATTTCATACATAAATTTATAATTAGCTTTTGTAAATATAATGTATTATAGATTCATGTATTATAAAAAGTAGGGGTTATTGGTTGATGTATTTTAATGGATTTGAAAATCCGAACTAAATTTAGTGTTATTGGCTTTATGATTTTCAAATCTGTATTAAAATCTGTTATTGATTTAATGATTCATAAATTCTATATCAAATCAAGCGTTATTTAATCGCACGAATTTACTAATATATTTGATTTTATAATGGATTTGAATAGATTTATTTGGATTTTTTAGTTAAAAATACAAAGACTCAAATCCGAAGGAAAACCTCCGGATTTGCATATTTTATTTGGATTTATAAATATCATATGGATTTCTAAATCAATCAAAATATATAAACCAATAACAAATGTATATAAAATTAATATATAATACATAAATTTATCATAAATGTATTATAAATTTATGCATTATAAATTTATAAACTTTTTAATATATATTATATAATACATAAATAGTTTATAACTTAAGATATTCTTTAGACCCGCGAGAAAACATAAATTTCAGTAAACCAATTAATGCACCACCCACCAACGTACTTGCCTTATATGGAATGCATTTCAAAAAGTTATCGTTCTGGAATTGCTTTATAGATGTAGACGTAGTCATGTAGAATAGGTTTACTTTTAGAACAACTGATGTAAAAGTTAAAGTGCTGCAGTTACAAAAACAGAAGTTAAAGTGCTATTTCTTTTTGTTTTTGGTTGTCAACCTCTATATATATATACACGAACTGTATAATGGATATACACAAACTGTAATGGATTTGAATGTGTATATGAAAAAGAAAATGGCTCTCCTTCATTAGTTCATTAAAACACTTCACAAAAATGTTACACAATAAACGTTGAATGATAGATAGACATCGTGCGTAAAGAGCGCGAACTTTTTCTCCCAGACCCTTTTCCCTGGAAAAACCGTTAACCAGTGAACTTTTTTCTGCTTTACACTTTACCCGGAAAATTATTGCCTGCAGATTTCAAATTCTTCCCTCTTCGGGAATTATCTATTGGTTCCTAGCAAGTTCAGCTCTTTACACACCGGGTTCTTCCCCCGACCCGTGGTCGGAGGGACCGCTGCTCCGCCGCCGCTCCGTCTTGCTCACCGTCGAAACTGTTCTACCATGAAATCCATCAACAGAGCTCTTAAAAAGATAAATTCCAGCTACTACGAAGAGCCCCGGCGCTAGAAAACTCGCTACTATCTCTACAAACCCTCTCTTGTGAAAGCAAGAAGAACCTTTGCAACCTCCTCACCGGCTACTTCTACTACTACCACCAGCTACTCCGAAATGCACAAAAGACTCTCTTATGCTGAGAAGGGGAAAGGCCAGACGGAACCCTCAAGCCCTCCCTGCTTAGCTAGAATAAAGGTGCATGCTTTCGATAGTACAGAGCTCATCAGAAAGCACTCTCTCACATTGGTCGGTAGGATGACAAACCCGAAGTTTCAAAGAATGTGGTCCCTAATCCCATTCCTCTCTGACCACTGGAAATGCGATTCTCGACCTATAGGAGCAGATCTGGGCCAAGGATGCTTCCAATTCCAGTTTGCGTCAGAAAGAGACCTCTTAAAAGTGCTAGACAACCAACCATATCATTTCGCTCATTGAATGGTGATAATCCAACGTTGGGAACCATCGTTGTCCCCCTCCTTCCCGAACCAGATCCCTTTCTGGATCTAAGCCCAGGGGGTCCCCCTCCATCTCTGGTCTGCTGCAATTCTTGAGCGCATTGAAAGTGATATTGGAACATTTGATACCTCCGAGATAACAAACACAATGGCTCGAATGAGGGTGTTTATCGATGGCCTGCAGCCCCTCATCTGGAAAACAACGCTGGAGTTTGATGATGGGCGCGAACTGGTCGTGACTTTGGTTTATGAGAAGCTACACAATCACTGCACCACCTGCTATAGCCTCGGTCACGACAAAGAAGCATGCCCTGATAAACCACCAACCCCAGCTCCCCTTAGAGATAATTTTGAGCGTCAAACCTCTAACATAAGCTGCCCTCCCCAACGTAACTCTCTCAAGGAAACATCAAGCCTCTCGAGATCTAATTACCAGAGCACCTACAGATCGTCCCCTCAAAACTTTTTACGATCAAACTCAAGGGGAAATTTCTCCCCGGGACCTGAAAGACATCGTAAGAATCATGAACGAAGAGCAGAGCCGTATAAGGTACACAATCATCCCTCAACGGAGAGAACTTTAACTGTAAAAGTCCTCTATAGAGACGGTCCCAGATATGAATAAGCAAGAAGAGAAGACAGCTACAATACGTACCAGTCTCGGGAATATAGACGGTATGAGCAATCGGGATCACGCCAAGGCCACCAACATCCTCAGCCTGCTAGATCTTTATGGGTGGATAAACCAAACCAAAAAGATCGCATTCCTCTACCCGTAGAGAGATCTGAATCATCAAGACTGGTTGGCCAACCGATCCAGAATGTGATACCTCCACCCCCTCCACTCCCTGGGGAAGTACATGAAGAAGCTATAAGTCAAGCAAGGGAGGAAATCAGAGACTATATGATGCAGTATACTAACTACCAGGACCCTACCGAAAGTGCAGCTTGTAAAGAAAGGCTCCGACAAGCTGAGGAACAGGGAGAGATTGAGGAAGCTGCAACCAGTCTGGTCAGAAACAATTTGGTAACTCAAGCATTGCTTCCCCCTGACCCCCATGTGAAATATCAACTGCAAGAGTCCCTGCAACACAAAGACTGGGACCTATGAGTGAACATTCCTCCACATTTGATAGATTGGGGCCACTAAACCCACCTCGGGAGAGGGAAATCTTACCTCAGTCTATGCAACATACTCAGAAAAGGAAGGTGGCTAGGCATCCACTAAGACGCACCACTCCTCTATCCTTAGCTATGATCAATGAAGGATTGCGCAAGAGGAAAACTTTGAGAGCGACAAATACTGCAAAAACAGTCCCTCGTAATGAGGAGAAAAATTCAAAACATATCCCTCAAAATGAGGAGAACAGTTCTAAAGCAAGGACAAAGAAGACCCACCAGAGTAACGCGGGCCCCTCAAGCAGACCGCAGCATGTCGACACCTCAACTGCTAGACCTCCACGGAGAATTGCAGGTGCGGATTTTCAAAATCCGCTATGTCGTCTTCCTTAAAGGTAGTGGCTTGGAACTGCCAAGGGCTGGGAAACCCTTGGACAGTTCAGAGGCTCCGAGAGATCTGCAAGAAATATGACCCTGATGTTATTTTTCTCTCAGAAACCAAAAATCCCCACCATGTGGTGAACAAGAAACTAGAGAAATTGGGATTCACTAACCTGAAAACGATCCCACCACATGGAGTTGCTGGTGGAGGACTTGCGATCATCTGGAAAGAATGGCTCAATCTTGAGATTATGTCCTCTTGCAGCAGTTACTTCGATACACGTATCTCCTACGAAGGCAATGTTTCTTATTTGACTTTCATTTATGGAAGTACAGACAAAAGAAGGAGGAAGCAGACGTGGAACTATTTAACCTCATTGGCCCTCATCAGGGATGCTGCTTGGCTGATCACTGGAGATTTTAACGACATCTCTGGAAACCATGAGAAACAAGGTGGGCGAGAGAGATCAGAGGCCTCTTTTGCAGATTTCATGGTCTTTCTCTCTGAAGGAGATTTATATGATTTGCAACATAGTGGCGAGAGTCTCTCTTGGAAAGGGAAGCGAGGCACACATGAAGTCAAATGCAGATTGGACAGAGCACTGGCCAACAGTTCCTGGTCAGAGCTATACCCCTCAGAAAGATGTGAGTACCTCCACTTTGACAGTTCTAATCACAGGCTAGTTGTCACTTACTTTGAACCCCTAAGAAAGAAAAGGAAGGGTATCTTTAGATATGATCGACGCCTGAGTAAAAATGTGGAGGTTGAGAAAATTGTGGAAGACACTTGGCATCACAACACTCAATTAAAGGTAAAGCAGAAGATTGATAGCTGCAGAGCTGCAATTATTTCTTGGTTTAAAAAACAAAGAGAAGCAAACAGTGCAAACCTGGAGAGACTAAGGAAATCGATCGAAGAGAAGACCACCTCCCTGCAGCCAGATGTGGAACTCTTAAAAGGAATGGAACAAGAACTCCTGGAAGCCTACAGATCTGAAGAAAATTACTAGAAACAACGCAGTAGGCAACTCTGGCTTCATCTGGGGGACAAAAATACGGGCTTCTTCCATGCGTCTACAAAGAAACGAAAAGCAATAAATAAATTTGTAATGCTGGAGAATGAGGATGAAGTTGTGGTCTACAAAGAGGAAGAAATAGTCGCTACCATTGAGAAATACTTCAGCAAACTCTTCACTCCAAATGCTTGTAACCTAGCGCACATGAAGGAGTTCATATCAGAAGCAATTGATCCTCGGGTTACAGATGCTCAGAATGCAAAGCTAACAGACATACCTTCTGCTGAGGAGATAAAGGAAGCAATGTTCTCCATCCACCAAAAAAAATCCCCAGGGCCTGATGGGTTCTCAGCCTGTTTCTTTCAATCAAACTGGGAAGTGGTGGGTAGAGACAAGATAAAGGAGGTACAAGACTTCTTCAGCTCTGGTTGGATGCCGCAAATAATAAATGAGACACATGTGAGATTGATCCCGAAAGGATTGGGAGAAAAAACTACTGCTGATTACCGACCAATTGCTCTCTGTAATGTATATTAAAAAACAATCTCCAAATTGCTATCCAGACGCATTCAGCCGATCCTCCACTCCCTAATCTCGGAGACACAATCTACGTTTGTACCAAAAAGAGCAATTTCAGACAATGTTCTGATAACCCATGAAGTGCTTCACTATCTAAAAAACTCAAGAGCAGAAAAACATCTCTCAATGGCTATAAAAACCGACATGAGTAAAGCCTATGATAGGCTAGAGTGGGACTTCATCAGGCTGGTCTTGGAAAGAATGAATTTCCATCCTACGTTCACTAGTTGGATCATGCAATGCCTAACTACAGTAAGCTACACATTCATTATCAATGGAGTTACTAGAGGCTTTGTAAAACCACGGAGAGGAATCAGACAGGGAGACCCTTTATCGCCTTACCTGTTCATACTCTGCTCGGAAGTCCTGACAGGATTGTGTAAGAGCGCTCATGCTAAGGGCCTGATGAAGGGAGTGACCATCGCCTCTCAATGCCCAAGTCTCAATCACCTGCTCTTCGCTGACGACACCATGTTTTTCTGCAGAGCAAATAAAAAGAATGCTGAGTCACTTAAGGCTTTGCTCAACACCTATGAGATAGTGTCGGGACAGCTAATAAATAAGCAGAAATCATCGATCTTTTCTCGAAGAGAACAAACCCTGAGATTCGTAACCTGATGAAGGTAGTTCTGGGAATATAGAAAGGAGGGGAAATGGGTAAATACCTGGGGCTTCCTGAACACTTTGGAAGAAAGAAGAATGATGTGTTTGCTTCGGTTGTGGGTAAGATACAGCAAAGAGCAGTTAGCTGGTCATTGAAGTTTCTATCAAACGCTGGAAAAATGATCATGGTAAAGAGCGTTCTATCTCCAATGTCGTCACACACCATGTCATGCTTCAAGCTCCCTCAATCTATCTGCTCCAACATCCAATCAACCCTCACACGATTTTGGTGGGATACAGACCCTGGAAAAAGAAAAGTATCTTGGATCTCTTGGGACAAAATGGCTAGACCAAAGAAAGATGGGGGTTTGGGGTTTAAAGATGTTACCTCCTTCAACGATGCCCTCCTGGCCAAGATAGGATGGCGTATAATCAAGAATCCAAACTGCCTTCTAGCTCGATGCCTTCTTGGGAAGTATTGTCACAGCGAGATGTTAATGAACTGTCAGGCATCTTCTGCTTCTTCGCATGGTTGGAGAAGTGTACTTGTCGGTAGAGACCTCCTCAAGCAGCAGCTTGGATGGATGGTGGGTTCTGGTGAATCAATAAGCGTATGGAACAACCCCTGGCTTTCTAATAGTGAACAAATGAGACCGTATGGCCCAGCACCAGAGGCTCTGCAACTACTCAAAGTCTCGGACCTCATACAGCAAGATACCTATGAATGGGACACGGGGAAGATTGATCAGTTAATCCCTTTCCATAAAGAGAAAATACTTAAGATAAAGCCCAGTATCCTGAGAGGGGATGACTCCTTGGTCTGGTTAAAGAACTCTACGGGGGAATATTCTACTCGATCAGGTTACTTGACAATCACGCAAGAAAAAGCGGCAAATCTCCCCCAGGATCCTACTACTCTAACTGATTGGCTCCCAAGTGTCTGGAACATCAAAACAGCAGAAAAAATTAAAGTCTTTCTTCGGAAATCCCTACAGTGCGTGCTACCAGTAGGAGAACAGTTCGCAATTCGAAACATACCGGTCTCACCTCTCTGCACCAGATGCAACGCAGTAGAAACCGTCAACCACCTTCTGTTCCAATGCCCCTACGCAGAAAAGGTATGGACTTTAGCTCCACTTGCTTCTGATATAAACACTCTCGTATTTGGGGATTTTAAGGAAGGCTGGGAAAGAGTGAGAAGGGTACCTTCACAACCACCAGCAGGGATCGGACCGGGACCGATCTTCACAGACGCTGCGTGGAACGCCTCCTCGGGAATTGCATGACTCGGTTGGATCATTGATGATCGCGTATCTTCATCCCAACATGCAGCGACAGAGACCTCAGTCTCATCGCCTCTAATGGCAGAAACCTTGGCAATTCGAACCGCCCTAATCTTTGCCCTCTCCATCAGTATTGAATCTCTCTCAATCATCTCAGACTCTCAGATCCTCATCAACGCCATCAACAAGAAGGAGATTAATCTGGAAATTTATGGAGCTTTGAATGATATTCACCAACTCTCTCTATCGTTTAATTTCATCGCTTTCAAGTTTATTCCCGGATCGGAAAATGTATGGGCCGGTCAAGTTGCAAAACAGACCCCTTGGGCTGTAAACTCAATTTAAATTTCTAATGAAAAATTATGGTTGAACAAAAAAGTATATGAAAAAGAAAAAGTATATGGTTGTGTCATCATTCTTGACTTACGTGACTAAAACAGACCGGTAATGAACACGGTAAATCTTTCGCTGTTATTTTTCAAAATATTATAAAAAAGAACTAGCGTTTCAGTACATTTTTATTGTATATTGTTTCGACATACAATAATGTAAATCTCTTGTCTCCAGAAATGAGGATAACGTGACGGAACAAAATGGTGAATAGGTTTGGTTTTGTTGTCCAATATATATAACACAAAATGTTAGTTTGGATATGTGAGATGAGTTTGAATAAAGGGTGTCGTTTTATTACTGCACTCTGCCGTTTTGTATTTGTTTCTTTTCCAGTTTTGCTCTTTACGTTCGTCTCTTCCTCTTGCCTTCTTCCTCTTCGTGTCAGAAATAAAAGATGAAGATCCCATCATGATTACTTTCATGCGACTGAACCAAAGTGTTTCATATTTTCTTATTTAAAAATTCTGTAATTAAGCATATAATTAATCCATTATATAAATTTTAGTAAATTAACTTTTTCGGTAAATATCGATTCTTAAATCGAAACTATGCCGAAAGTTCTAATAATCTGATTTTACCAAAAAAAAAAAGTTCTAATAATTTGCAACAACAAAAGAACAGCAACCCATTTTGTTTTCATCTTTGGAATCAGTATTCCTTATAAAATGTTTATATACCAGATGTATATACACTGATACAACTCAAATGGCGTACTGCCACTGAATAAATTAACTTGTGCTACTATAAAAATTAAGTCCTATTCGGTTTTATCATTGGTATTTTTTATCTTAGGGCTGAAACTCTTAGGGGGTTTCTTAAATTTTGTTTTGTTTTGTTTTGTCTGATTAAAAAAAAATTAAAAAGTGAACTAATCGCGGATCGCCACGTGTCAGTGGGGTCCGCAAACAGTACGAGAAACTAACCAAGGTCGATTCTTAATTCATTACTTTTGTAACCGACTCTTATGCTTTTATGGGGCCCAAGCCCTTTAAACTTCCCCCCTAAGGACTTTTTTAAATACCTCGATAAAGATGGCCTTAAGGTGTCTAACTGTAATACTTTCGTAATGTTTTTTTAAACATATATATCTTGCATTATGAAATGAGAGGACTACAACAGGCAAGTACAAGTGGACTTGTAGATGAATATTTTTTAAAAAAAATCTCAGGGTGGGTTTGTATCTCAAATGAGGGATAGAGAGTAATTGGGTGTTGGTTCTGTCCAAGTGGTCGAGCTCGGCTTGGTTTCACTGACCCGGCCAGTCCAAGCCAGGAAGTGATACATGCGGTTGGAACGATGGCCCTTCGGGTCACATGGTTCTTAAAGTGGACGCATGAGGCTGGTTTCATATACCAGAGAATACTTCGTACCGATAAGGTATTTCTAACAATGACACCAAATTTAGCGTTTTGGTATCATACTTTTTTTGTTATCTCGAACAATAACACCAAATTTTACACTAAAAATAATATTTTTTTATTTTTATATTTTAATAATATTTATTATTTTATTATTTGTAATTGATAAATAATTATTGTAGCAAATTTAGATATTGTGCTTGTTAAATTTTTGTAGTTTTAGCATTTATAAAAAATAGAATATGAAGTAAATGATGATATTTATTTAGTGATTTATTAACTGAAATATATGTATTAAAAATAATTTAAAAATGCAAATAATACAATATATTTATGTTTACTTACAAATTTGAACTAATTAATAATAATAATAATAAAAATATATTAATAAATAAAATATAATAAAATATGTATTTTAAAGATCTTGTGTGATGAATAATGTTACATTAAATTACAACAAATTGATGGAATTATGTCAATTTTGGTATCTTATTAAACATGAAATTATACCAAATTTGATATTTTGGTGTTGGTTCTCTCCAAGTGGTCGAGCACAGGCTTGGTTTTCACTGAATCGGTTGGGTTCAAATATGATCTTGTGGACACAGAATTGGGTTCGAATAAGTCGGATCTTTTTTTTAATGCAACTGTGATATATGGTTTCACTAGCCCACTGATTTAGTTTCCATACAGAATTATCAATTGTGACAAAAAGAAATTAAGTTTCCATGTGGATTTTTACAAGAGATTCTTTCAAGTTCCAAGTGACTATTGGTACTAATTTAGTTTTGATGATGGGCCAAGTTCCAAACATGGTTTTCTTTGCACTGTGTCTCCGTAGCTAATGAGCACACTCTCATAAATGAAAAAGGCTACTAGCTCATGGACTAGGCCTTGTAGAACATATTTAATTCTCTTGTAACTCAATTGTATAATTTTGATCAACAAAAAAAAAATGTTGTTTATTAGTATTACTTTACCAGGTAGCCAATAATATAAGCTTAATAAATAATTCTGAAAAATCTTCAAAAATAGTCAATTTTATTATTAAAAGAAAAATCCAAAAAACAAAGACCAATTTAAGAAAAATACAAGATGTATTCATTGTTAGAAAGAATTATCTATATATATATATAAAAATGTTTGTCTCTCTCCTGTTGTGTCACCTCAGCATCCAGATCACAAAGTCAAGATATGTGGGTGTGACACGTGTCCATTAACTAAAACACAATGTTTACTTAATGTTATAACTATTGGATTGAGGTTTGTTTGATGAAATTTTAAACGAAAATATTTTGTGTATGTGGGCTACTATGTTGACCTTAAACCTTTGTGATAATCTCTTTAGAGTTGGGCCACTC
This genomic interval from Brassica oleracea var. oleracea cultivar TO1000 chromosome C2, BOL, whole genome shotgun sequence contains the following:
- the LOC106325862 gene encoding CLAVATA3/ESR (CLE)-related protein 27-like; amino-acid sequence: MTHVREWRSSSLLMVILLSYVLYLSFVTSLIGATRVYPEAPTKAASHAPANNQENLMKKYFGAGEFPPVNSYVGKGTSDTKRTVPSCPDPLHN